AATTTATCTAGACTCACCATTATTTAACAACTCCTTTATTCTTTCCTTGCACTCATAAAGCGTATCTCTGTGCTCCTTAAAATTCAGGTCTTTGGTTGAGCGGATACAATAGGCCATGTTCTCGCGTTTATATACACTTATGACAAGATTTTCAACATAATATTCACCTTTACGGTATACCTCATTATTTGACATAGCAGCCTCCTTTAGTAATGATTATTGTGAAATTATATCACAAAAAGAAAAAAAGAAAAAACAATTTTTCGTGAATACCTTAAAATTGTTTTTTTCCTCTTATTAAGATTTGTTATTTATATTACTTTTTGTTTTTCTTTTCATAAATAAGGGCTTTATATTCTTCTCTCACCTGAGTTATGCTCCTGCCTATCTGCTCTCCTGCTTTGTCTAATATTTCGGCACTGAGTTTTTGGTCATAAAACTCACTGAGCTCATAAGGATTTCCTACAATAAACTTTGTGGGTCTGAAAGGCTTTAGGCGGTTTAAAAAGCAACAAGGAACCATAGGCGTCTTTGTTTTTATGGCAAACATTCCTGCTCCGTTTTTGATTTCAAGCTGATCTTCAACATTCATGCGGTTTCGCGTGCCTTCAGGGAATATCACAAGCGACTCACCGCGCTTTAGGGCTTCCAAAACTTTTTTGGTAGCAGAAATGTCGGCCTGACCGCGGTTTATGCTGATGATACCTAAGCCGTTCATGAGAGCGGCTCCAAATTTAGTTTTAAATAATTCTTTTTTTGCAAGCGGACGTGCCCGAATACCAAACAGGATGACCATCATAAAAGGGTCCATCGCATGCAGATGATTTGAAATATAAATTTTCCTGCCTTTAAACTTGCCTTTTTTTCGCCCTACAATTTTTACCGGAAAAATTATGCGAAGCGGAAGATAAAGAATAATAAACATAAACCAATAAAAAAGTTTCTTCATGAATTTTTCCTTATAAAATCTACAATTTCGTTTGCTACTTCTATCTGTGTTTTTAAAGTGGTGTCAATTACCTTGGCGTCTTTGTTTATTTCAACGCCGGAGGCCTCGCCGTTAAACATATACTTGTCGCTGTTGATAATCTCATCCAGCATCTGGTCATAGGATATATTATAAATTCCGCGGCCATGAAGCTCATCAAGCTTACGGCGCGCTCTGGTGGTTGAGTCGCTTGTCAGAAAAAACTTGAAATTAGCGTTTGTAAACAGTTTTGTTGCGTTCATGCTTGCTATAATAATTGTTTTCATACGGCTTAGCTCTGTTTCGGTTGCTAGTATATATTCTTCAACGCATTTGAGCTTTGAGATATTATATTGGTTTGCCGCTACCAGCTTGTTTTTGAGCTGTTCAGGCTGAATGGTCTCACCGTTAAGCGACACCGATATACTGTTTTGATGATTTAACAGCAACTCAAACTTATTGCGCTTTATCATATCTTTTATGCCCTTCTCGTCGGTTGGATTAACGCCCTTTTTGAGGCTGCATACAGCAATGGCGGTTTTGAGTATATCAGAGTCAAAAAATAACACTCCTAAAATCTCGGACACCTTTCTGGCTATTGTAGTCTTTCCGCTGCCGCTGGGTCCGTCTATAACAATTTGATACATATTTTTCCCCTCCAATTAACCGTCAGGCAAAAATCAAATAAATTCAAAAAACCGCTATTCTGTCGGCTAACTTAGTTACATTATACAACAAATAGAGCTTTTATTACAAATAAAAAAGAGGAGTTTTCTTTATTTTATCAATAAAATATCCGCCCCTTCTTTTTTTTCCATAATGTTGCTTAACGCTTCTGCAGATTACATAATTTATCTTTTTTCTTACGGTAGCACTAAAATATCACTGAACGATTCTGCAGGCGACAAAGTCGCCGAAACTCTGGTAAAGTGATATGTTGCAGTGTTGTTAATAATCATTAGTGAAGCAGCATCTCCACTTCCCATGGTTTAAGGGCCCTATATTCACCGCGGCTGATGCCGCCGAGCTTTAGCTTTCCTATTTGCACGCGGTTGAGCAGCACTACTGTCTTTCCGATAGC
The Christensenellaceae bacterium DNA segment above includes these coding regions:
- a CDS encoding (d)CMP kinase — protein: MYQIVIDGPSGSGKTTIARKVSEILGVLFFDSDILKTAIAVCSLKKGVNPTDEKGIKDMIKRNKFELLLNHQNSISVSLNGETIQPEQLKNKLVAANQYNISKLKCVEEYILATETELSRMKTIIIASMNATKLFTNANFKFFLTSDSTTRARRKLDELHGRGIYNISYDQMLDEIINSDKYMFNGEASGVEINKDAKVIDTTLKTQIEVANEIVDFIRKNS
- a CDS encoding 1-acyl-sn-glycerol-3-phosphate acyltransferase, with product MKKLFYWFMFIILYLPLRIIFPVKIVGRKKGKFKGRKIYISNHLHAMDPFMMVILFGIRARPLAKKELFKTKFGAALMNGLGIISINRGQADISATKKVLEALKRGESLVIFPEGTRNRMNVEDQLEIKNGAGMFAIKTKTPMVPCCFLNRLKPFRPTKFIVGNPYELSEFYDQKLSAEILDKAGEQIGRSITQVREEYKALIYEKKNKK